Part of the Engystomops pustulosus chromosome 4, aEngPut4.maternal, whole genome shotgun sequence genome is shown below.
ATATAACTGTatggtttaaccggttaaggaccaggacctttcctgttttttcatttccatttttcattccccaccttcaaaaatctataacttttttttatttttccatgtacagagctgtgtgagggcttgttttctgtgtaatcaattgcacttcatagagatggtattgaatattccatgtcatgtactggagagtgggcaaaaattccaaatgcattgaagatggtaaaaaaattatttgaactgttttcttgtgggcttggattttacggctttcactctgcgccccaaatgtcaggtctaatttattttttttggtcggtacgattacgaagaaaccaaatttgtataggttttataatgttttcatacattcacaaaaattaaaacctcctgccattttctggtgctaataattttttcatacttcgttgtatggagctgagggtggtgtcattttttgcgacttttgatgatgttttaaaTGATATCATATTAGGACGTTAGgacattttgattactttttatgtttttttaatatttttcaaaaaggcaataaagggccattttcgaatttgggtgctattttccattacggagttGAATgcagatagatcgggcattttcggatgcggcgatacctaatgtgtttatgatttttactgtttatttatatttatatcagttctagggaaagggggggggggatttgaatgtttaggtttttttagtataatttttttttaacttttattaatttttacttttattattttacagacccccgagggtactttaaccctaggttgtctgtacgatccaatcatatactgccatactacagtatggcagtatatgagaattttcctcctcattcattacaatgtgctgatagcacattgtattgAAAGGTTTAAAACAAgtcaggtctttggaagacccaaggctgtcatggcgatggattacCACTCCCCAaagacgtcatggggagcaacgatgcaccgccatcttgccgaagatcgtcgctttttgaagctgccgacaGCTTTACCGCTTTGCTCACGGCTATCGTCGGGAtaacaccaatcgcgggtgttaccggtaattctttgttgcaatatgcagcaaagacttactggctatggagcgggctcagtctgtgagccctctccatgcatcgagACCCAACGTgcgccatgaatacacggcgggcggttgtGAACTGGTTAATACTGCAGGTTTTTAGAGGAAAGCAGGAATTGAGGGACAGCGACATGGCTGTGGTtcagctgctggtggtggtgatggaacTGATGCTGCAAGGAGCCTGCTCCAAGTTCCTCTGGATGTGTGGGGTGTGTGGCTTGTACTCGTAGACCCTAATAGGCCCCAAAAAGTTGAAGCTTTGGTCATTTTCATGGCAGACAATGCATCAACTCAGTTGCATGTGTAGAGCCTTCAAGAGGGCAGTGGTTTGGGCTGGATGGTGGAAGAAGAGAGGGgtgatgatgaggtcctagaGCAGCCATCTAAAGGCCAGGAGGCCACAGACAGCTGACCGAACAAGTGAAAAGGGGCCATGGCACAGCTGTCAGTCCATAGCCACATGTCATTTGTAGGCTgtaccaccagtccataaaacaTGGCCAAAGCTTTAGCAATTCGAGCAACTCAGGTATGACGAGGCACCTACATAGTAAGCATGAGCTGCAGTGGCTAAGACATCAGTGGAGCATGTCTGGGAAAAATGTACAAGAGGGGGAGACACTTCCCACCAAGGAAATCTTGTTGGTGTGACTGCGCCCTGAAAATTGAGTTGTCCACATACTCAATAGTGCTGAATACTAGCCCCCCCTTCCACCCCCTTATGGATCCACACTACATGACTTCAATGGGCTCCTCTTCAGGTCAAAGTTTAGCCCAAAGTTCGGGTCCCAATTTTTGTAGGAAAACCCTGTTGAACCAGAAATTCGCCCAACCCAAAGTCAACAAACAAGTGAagttcagagatgtgtgataggTCTGAAATCCATGTTCTTTATTAAACTTCAAGACATAAAACACCTAAAAACACATAATACTCTTCCCTTACTGTGTTACAAAAGCATTTCCCCCAGAAACAGTAGAGCATTACACCCCTCGTAATCATTAAGACCTGGTATAAAAATGTCACAGCGATAAACAACAGGGGACGTTATAAATACACATAGAAAAATCGAGACGATGAGGAGAGTGATAATAAGAAGCAATAGAACATCGGAGCGGCTATACGTGCAGGGAGCCTATACACAATGCAAAGCGACGTTATTCTATATGTTTTTAGAAtatctcattggggctcatttactaagggtccgtcagacgcattttcgtcgggttgcctggcgatttccgttttgcgccgaattgccccgggattttggagcacgcgatcggattatggcataTTGGCACTGGCTTGCCCGCAACAGAAATCGAgcggcgggctgtcggacgacgatggattcggacaaaccgtggaatttaaaaaaggaaatgtgtcgcaagatcaagcactcacatgcaccaggaagaagcaggtgaactccggtggacctcaacgcggaagcgacggatgcaggaatccTCACGaggttagtgaatcgcaccggaccataatcctcgtcagacaacgcaccatgggatcgtgacaggcccgggtaagtaaatgtgccccattgtgtttatcattgtgccatttcTATACCGAGTATTAATCATTACCGGGGGTGTCCTGCTGATATTTTTCTGGGGGTGATGCCTTTGTcacacatttatgtattttaGCTGTTTTTAAAACTAGCAGTAGATTTACACTGACTCCAGAATAGTGAATTAGCTGAAATAGTCCTATAGACCTATATGAGcagtggaaaatatttttttagacttttctaTGCCAAAAAAGACCaagaatgataaataacccccatggaTTCCACCACTAACAAACCTATAAACGTCAATCGTTTCTTTCAATCCTATTTTTTCTCCCCTTGTAGAGGTCCTTCATGGTGTTGATGATCTCCTTGTTCCTCATGCTGTATATTATGGGATTGGTACATGGGGTGAGCATGACAAAGAGCAGAGATTTCAGCTTGTTCTCATAGAAGGCATTTTCATGTGATGGAGACAAGTAGACCCCAATGAGGGATCCATAGTAAGTGCAGACCACTAGAAGGTGAGagctgcaggtggagaaggctttactTCTTCCTTTCCAGGAGGAGATCTtacaaacaacaataaaaatgcTAATATAGGACACTAAGATGCAAAAAAAGGGACAGAAAATGAGAGAAATGCCAAATGAGAAATCGAACCAAACCAGGTCATCAACATCTGAGGATGAGAGAGCGAGAAGAGGAGCAAAATCACAGAAGAAGTGGTCAATGATGTTAGAGGAGCAAAACTGTAATTGACTTATCATAATGACTTCAACATTCAGGAGACAAAGAACAAGTGTCCAAGAGCCAAAGGCCAAGTGGATGGAAGAATTCATGTTCATTATAGCAGAATAACGTAACGGGAGACAGATGGCCAAGTATCGGTCAAATGACATCAACATGAGGATGCAGCATTGAGCACCAGATGAGACAAATACAAAAAAGAACTGTGAGATACAACCACTGATGGACATACTGTGACCGTCCCACCATATGATGCACAGCATGTTGGGTACGATACTGCTAGTAATAATCAGGTCAGCCAGGGACAGGTTGCAGATGAAGAAATACATTGGACAATGGAGGCGATAACTGGAGGACACCAACACGATGATCATGAGATTTCCAAAAAATATGAACATGTACACAAGAAGGGCGAGACAGAAGAAGACAATACGGAACGTCTTCATATTCGGGAAGCCGGTGAGAAACAGCTCAGTCACCACAGTCTGGTTCTCTCCACAcatcttatacaaatatatggttCTCCTAGTATAAAAATATAGGGACATAAAATTAATCCATACTGCAACCTGACACATCTTGTAGATATCAGAATTTTTACCTTTTAGATTTTTCAGGATATTTTGGTAATATAAATTTTAATGCCGTTGCTGTTAGGGAACAGATAACAAGAtctccagctgtccctacctatttCCCTATCCTACCCTAAATGTTAGACAACAACTGGGCCACAGTGAAAATATATTGAGAAAGGTTTGGAAGGAATGTGTTGGCCAAGAAAAATTCTTCTGTGATgctaaatacttttgtgtaaaaaatacaaaagtgcttaaggaatgaaaCCTTAATAGGCTAACCAGAAAAAATATACTTGCTTCTTTCAGAGCACACAGGCATTGAGTTTGGAAATGAATTACTGAGAGTAAAGctcaacatttgagaaaaatgttacacttaaataattaatggtaatatATCAAGAAGAAAAGTCGGTAGAGAAGGGGGGGTGGCATAGGAATACAGGAGTCTGGAGGTAGGCCCTTGTGGGGTTTGTGTCCTCAATgaaaacacatacacaaaaaacaagaCAAACGAACACGTGCCAAATACAAAtataggtcaaaaccaagaggacactTCAGTACAGAGTCTAGAGACAACCAGAGGGTCAGAAGACCTTCAAGGGTCAAAAGATCTAAGTATTCAGAATTCCAGAAAATAATAATCAGCTCCAGAGAAGGCTAATATCAAGCCCTGGGAAGTGGACAGATAATCATCTTATGAGATATCAAACTACGTTAGCAGGGGAGGAATGGCATCTTTCCATCACAGCTAGCTTAACTGTCTGTAGACCAGAACAAAGTCAGTAG
Proteins encoded:
- the LOC140128806 gene encoding olfactory receptor 1500-like encodes the protein MCGENQTVVTELFLTGFPNMKTFRIVFFCLALLVYMFIFFGNLMIIVLVSSSYRLHCPMYFFICNLSLADLIITSSIVPNMLCIIWWDGHSMSISGCISQFFFVFVSSGAQCCILMLMSFDRYLAICLPLRYSAIMNMNSSIHLAFGSWTLVLCLLNVEVIMISQLQFCSSNIIDHFFCDFAPLLALSSSDVDDLVWFDFSFGISLIFCPFFCILVSYISIFIVVCKISSWKGRSKAFSTCSSHLLVVCTYYGSLIGVYLSPSHENAFYENKLKSLLFVMLTPCTNPIIYSMRNKEIINTMKDLYKGRKNRIERND